Proteins encoded by one window of Geobacter sp. DSM 9736:
- a CDS encoding molybdopterin-dependent oxidoreductase → MPKLIIDNIPVEVPPGTNVLEAARAVGIVIPHFCYHEALGSVGACRLCAMKFVEGPVKGVQMSCMIPAQDGMVVSTTDGEAARLRQLVIEWLMINHPHDCPVCDEGGECLLQDYTVAGGHGIRRFQGKKRTFLNQYLGPYIHHEMNRCIECYRCSRFYQEYAGGTDLGAMGSAGRVYFGRFTEGELESPFSGNLLDICPTGVYTDRTARYRARYWDYQMAPSICPWCSLGCNTLPAARYRELLKTAARRNDAVNGWFICDRGRFTKDPVNDPARPRTPLIDGNEAQWEEALDTLASRLQDFIRVNGAGSLAVVGSSRLSLEGALLLQRLSAALGAGFLCFFSDDGEARRAAAAVEHLHRDNAASLAEVRTADMIVLDNCDPLREAPVLLLAVRQAWRKGARIFSVGATPAGELARTVSIEITDARELDAVPLAEAERGVIITGRPHPDLRRAGLKLFFILEDPNSFGAALLAREHRGVDLSQALDTGRVKGVIAIEADLPKVPTEVAILAAADWLATEDVARAGVFLPTAAWVEMDGTWINNEGRAQRFQRSFSPGRPVKQEPTVHPPHTPRHLPPGSDPKPAWEVAAALLQRLSGERVTEPLSGRWEVLRGLDPNTEGFRMLDPLPGSEKGAT, encoded by the coding sequence ATGCCCAAGCTGATAATCGACAACATACCGGTCGAAGTCCCCCCCGGGACCAACGTACTGGAAGCCGCACGGGCTGTTGGGATCGTCATCCCTCACTTCTGCTACCACGAGGCTCTGGGCAGCGTCGGCGCCTGCCGGCTGTGCGCCATGAAATTTGTGGAAGGCCCGGTGAAGGGGGTGCAGATGTCGTGCATGATCCCCGCACAGGACGGCATGGTGGTTTCCACCACCGACGGAGAGGCGGCACGGCTCCGGCAGCTCGTGATCGAGTGGCTGATGATCAACCATCCCCATGACTGCCCGGTATGCGACGAGGGGGGGGAATGCCTCCTCCAGGACTACACGGTTGCGGGAGGGCACGGCATCCGCCGCTTCCAGGGGAAGAAGCGCACTTTCCTCAACCAGTACCTGGGGCCGTACATTCACCACGAGATGAACCGGTGCATCGAGTGCTACCGCTGCTCCCGCTTCTATCAGGAGTATGCCGGCGGCACCGACCTGGGCGCCATGGGGAGCGCGGGCCGGGTCTACTTCGGCCGGTTCACGGAAGGAGAGCTGGAATCCCCCTTCTCCGGGAATCTCCTGGATATCTGCCCCACCGGTGTCTATACCGACAGGACCGCCCGCTACCGTGCCCGTTACTGGGACTACCAGATGGCACCCTCCATCTGCCCCTGGTGCTCGCTCGGATGCAACACTCTCCCGGCGGCGCGTTACCGGGAGCTGCTGAAGACGGCTGCGCGCCGCAACGATGCGGTGAACGGCTGGTTCATCTGCGACCGGGGGCGCTTCACCAAGGATCCCGTCAACGATCCCGCACGCCCGCGCACCCCGCTGATCGACGGAAATGAGGCCCAGTGGGAAGAAGCTCTGGATACGCTTGCGTCGCGCCTCCAGGATTTTATAAGAGTCAACGGAGCCGGTAGCCTTGCAGTCGTCGGCTCTTCCCGCCTGTCGCTGGAAGGGGCCCTGCTTCTCCAGCGGCTCTCTGCAGCCCTCGGCGCCGGGTTCCTCTGTTTTTTCTCCGACGATGGAGAAGCCCGGCGCGCCGCTGCGGCCGTCGAGCATCTTCATCGGGATAACGCGGCGTCCCTTGCCGAAGTCCGTACCGCGGACATGATCGTCCTGGACAACTGCGACCCGCTCAGGGAGGCCCCCGTGCTGCTCCTGGCCGTGCGGCAGGCATGGCGGAAGGGTGCCCGGATTTTTTCCGTCGGCGCCACCCCGGCAGGAGAACTCGCCCGGACCGTGTCCATTGAAATAACCGATGCACGGGAACTGGATGCCGTTCCCTTGGCGGAAGCAGAACGGGGGGTCATTATAACGGGGAGGCCTCACCCCGATCTTCGCCGGGCCGGACTCAAACTCTTCTTCATCCTGGAGGACCCCAACTCCTTCGGTGCAGCCCTTCTCGCCCGGGAGCATCGTGGAGTCGATCTCTCGCAAGCTCTCGACACGGGACGGGTCAAGGGGGTAATCGCCATCGAGGCGGATCTGCCTAAGGTTCCCACAGAAGTGGCAATCCTTGCCGCTGCGGACTGGCTTGCCACTGAGGACGTGGCCCGGGCCGGGGTTTTCCTCCCGACCGCCGCATGGGTGGAGATGGACGGCACCTGGATCAACAATGAGGGACGCGCCCAGCGTTTCCAGCGGAGTTTCAGCCCAGGGAGGCCCGTCAAGCAGGAGCCGACGGTGCACCCGCCGCACACCCCGAGACATCTTCCTCCCGGAAGCGATCCGAAACCCGCCTGGGAGGTTGCAGCCGCCCTGCTGCAGCGGCTCTCGGGAGAACGGGTTACGGAACCGCTCTCTGGAAGATGGGAGGTGCTGCGCGGCCTCGATCCGAATACGGAAGGGTTCAGAATGCTCGATCCTCTCCCGGGCTCCGAAAAAGGTGCCACATGA
- the nuoH gene encoding NADH-quinone oxidoreductase subunit NuoH gives MTPAVLDMLLLLAKIGLVYFVILTFAAYLVLAERRVLAWIQDRKGPNRVGPFGLLQPLADLIKMLTKEDFRPAGADRWLFLLAPAMAAIPALMIFGVIPFGAPVDIFGRTVPLVVADLNVGLLFFLALSSIAVYSVALGGWASNSKYALLGGIRGLAQLISYELSMGLSVVPVVMLARSFSLTEIVDAQSTVPFIVYQPVAFVIFLISIAAECRRIPFDLPEAESELVAGFHAEYSGMRFGLFFVGEYVNVIALGALATTFFLGGWHGPLLPPPVWFFIKVSLFAFFFIWMRGTLPRLRYDQLMHLGWKVLTPLALLNILATGWWLLLR, from the coding sequence ATGACCCCGGCTGTCCTGGACATGCTTCTGCTCCTGGCGAAGATAGGGCTCGTCTACTTCGTGATCCTCACTTTCGCCGCCTACCTCGTGCTGGCCGAGCGGCGGGTTCTCGCGTGGATACAGGACCGCAAAGGGCCGAACCGCGTAGGTCCTTTCGGGCTGCTGCAGCCCCTGGCGGACCTGATCAAAATGCTTACGAAAGAGGATTTCCGCCCCGCCGGCGCCGACCGCTGGCTCTTTCTTCTGGCGCCCGCGATGGCGGCGATCCCCGCCCTCATGATCTTCGGCGTCATCCCCTTCGGAGCTCCCGTCGACATCTTCGGCCGCACGGTTCCACTCGTGGTTGCCGACCTGAACGTGGGGCTCCTCTTCTTCCTGGCCCTCTCATCCATCGCCGTCTACAGTGTGGCGCTGGGGGGCTGGGCCTCCAACTCCAAGTACGCCCTGCTCGGCGGGATCAGGGGCCTTGCGCAGCTCATATCATACGAACTCTCCATGGGGCTGTCGGTGGTCCCGGTGGTGATGCTCGCCCGCTCCTTCAGTCTCACCGAAATAGTGGATGCCCAGAGCACCGTGCCCTTCATAGTGTACCAGCCGGTGGCCTTCGTCATCTTCCTCATCAGCATCGCGGCGGAGTGCAGGCGGATCCCTTTTGACCTTCCAGAGGCTGAATCGGAGCTGGTTGCCGGGTTTCACGCCGAATATTCGGGTATGCGCTTCGGCCTCTTCTTCGTCGGCGAATACGTGAACGTAATCGCCCTCGGTGCTCTGGCCACCACCTTCTTTCTCGGGGGGTGGCACGGACCGCTTCTCCCCCCCCCGGTCTGGTTCTTCATCAAGGTGTCGCTCTTCGCCTTTTTCTTCATCTGGATGCGCGGGACCCTGCCCCGGCTGCGCTACGACCAGCTGATGCACCTGGGGTGGAAAGTGTTGACTCCTTTAGCCTTGCTTAATATACTAGCGACCGGCTGGTGGCTATTGCTCCGCTGA